CCGCTCCACCAGCGCGGGCAGCTTGGCGAACACCGAGGGCGGATAGCCCTTGGTGGCCGGCGGCTCGCCCACGGCCAGCGCGATCTCGCGCTGCGCCATGGCATAGCGCGTGAGCGAATCCATGATCAGCAGCACGTCGCGGCCCTGGTCGCGAAAGTACTCGGCCAGGCAGGTGGCATAGGCCGCGCCCTGCAGCCGCATCAGTGGCGAGTTGTCGGCCGGCGCGGCCACCACCACCGAGCGGGCCAGGCCTTCCTCGCCCAGCGTGTTCTCGATGAAGTCCTTGACCTCGCGGCCGCGTTCGCCGATCAGGCCGACCACGATGACCTCGGCGCTGGTGTAGCGCGCCATCATGCCCAGCAGCACGCTCTTGCCCACTCCCGAGCCCGCGAACAGGCCCATGCGCTGGCCGCGGCCCACCGTGAGCATGGCGTTGATGGCGCGCACGCCCACGTCGAGCACCGAATCGATCGGCGCACGCGCGAGCGGATTGATCGGCGGCGCAGCCAGCGGCACCCTGCGGCTGACCTCGAGCGGACCGAGTCCGTCGAGCGGCCGTCCGGCGGCATCGACCACGCGGCCCAGCATGCCTTCGCCCACCGGCAGGCGCTTGGTGTGCGCATCGCCGGAAGCGCCGCCCGCGGACAGTGCGGGGCCTGGCCGCGCGAACACGCGCGCACCGGGCAGCAGGCCGGCCACTTCGCTTTGCGGCATCAGGAACAGGCGGTCGCCGGCAAAGCCGACCACTTCGGCCTCGGCATGGCGCTGCGGATAGCCGGGCGGCAGTTCGATCAGGCAGTCGCTGCCGACCGGCAGCTGCAGGCCCACGGCCTCCAGCACCAGGCCGACGGCGCGCGTCAGGCGGCCCGAGGTGGCGATGGCCGTGCACAGGCCGACGTCGCTGCGCGCCTGCGCGAGCGTGCCGAGCCAGGACTGCAGGTGCGGGTTGATGGCGTTGGGCGCAGCGGTGTTGGCGGCGGCTGGCATGGCTTCAGGCTCCATCGGGTTCGGCATCGGGGCCGAAGGCACTGGCCACGCGCTTCCAGCGGGTCGCGAGCGTGGCGTCCATCTCGCCGCTGGCGGAGCGCACGCGGCAGCCGCCGCGGGCCAGGGTGTCGTCGGCGCGCACTTGCCAGCCGGCGGCCTGCAGTTCGCTGCCGAGGCTGTTCTTCACCAGGGCCACGTCTTCGGGGTGCAGCAGCAGGCGGGGTTCGCCCTGCAGCGCGGGTTCGGTGTGCAGCAGGTCCTGCACCAGCGCAAGCACCCACTCGGGCTCGACGCGCAGGGTGCGATGGATGACCCGGTGCGCAACATCGAGCGCGAGCGCCAGGATGGCATCGGCCAGTTCGCTTTCCGCGCTGCGCAGTGCGGCCGGCAGCGCTGCGGCCAGTGCGCGCAGCTGCTCGGCGTGCGCGCTGGCCGCGGCCAGGCCGGCGGCCAGTCCTTCGGCGTGCCCTTCGGCATGGCCTTGCGCCCAGCCCTCGCGGCGGCCTTCGGCCTCGCCGGTGGCGCGTGCTTCCAGGCGCAGGCGCCCGAGCTCGGCCTGGCGGGCCAGGGCCGCGGGATCCGGGCGCGGCGGCGCGGGCGCTTCGATGCTGGCCGCGGGCGCCGCGAGCGCATCCGCGTCCAGCGAAGCCATCTCCCAGCGCTGCCAGGCGGACAGCCGGGGGCGCGTGGCAGAGGAGAGCTCAGACGAAGTCATCGGTTCCAGGCGCAGCGATGACGACCTCGCCGGCATCGGCCAGGCGGCGCACGACCTGCAGGATCGCCTTCTGCTCGGTCTCGACCTGCGACACACGCACCGGGCCGCGCAGTTCGATGTCCTCGCGCAGCGTCTCGGCCGCGCGCTGCGACATGTTCTTGAGGAACTTCTCGCGCAGCTCGGGCGCCGAGCCCTTGAGCGCGACGATGAGCGACTCGGACTCGATGTCCTT
This genomic window from Variovorax paradoxus contains:
- the fliI gene encoding flagellar protein export ATPase FliI, with amino-acid sequence MPAAANTAAPNAINPHLQSWLGTLAQARSDVGLCTAIATSGRLTRAVGLVLEAVGLQLPVGSDCLIELPPGYPQRHAEAEVVGFAGDRLFLMPQSEVAGLLPGARVFARPGPALSAGGASGDAHTKRLPVGEGMLGRVVDAAGRPLDGLGPLEVSRRVPLAAPPINPLARAPIDSVLDVGVRAINAMLTVGRGQRMGLFAGSGVGKSVLLGMMARYTSAEVIVVGLIGERGREVKDFIENTLGEEGLARSVVVAAPADNSPLMRLQGAAYATCLAEYFRDQGRDVLLIMDSLTRYAMAQREIALAVGEPPATKGYPPSVFAKLPALVERAGNGARDANGRGGSITAFYTVLSEGDDQQDPIADSARAILDGHVVLSRTLAEAGHYPAIDIEASISRAMTALIEPSQFDTVRRFKQALSRYQRNRDLISVGAYAAGHDPQLDQAIALYPRIEAFLQQSMHERCDYAASIERMGSLFESA
- the fliH gene encoding flagellar assembly protein FliH, with protein sequence MTSSELSSATRPRLSAWQRWEMASLDADALAAPAASIEAPAPPRPDPAALARQAELGRLRLEARATGEAEGRREGWAQGHAEGHAEGLAAGLAAASAHAEQLRALAAALPAALRSAESELADAILALALDVAHRVIHRTLRVEPEWVLALVQDLLHTEPALQGEPRLLLHPEDVALVKNSLGSELQAAGWQVRADDTLARGGCRVRSASGEMDATLATRWKRVASAFGPDAEPDGA